Proteins found in one Mangifera indica cultivar Alphonso chromosome 15, CATAS_Mindica_2.1, whole genome shotgun sequence genomic segment:
- the LOC123197782 gene encoding ABSCISIC ACID-INSENSITIVE 5-like protein 2 isoform X2, with protein sequence MGSEGGAAQEAKLQSLTRQGSLYSLTLDEIHTQLGDVGKPLGSMNLDELLKSVSSAEANLVTETTIDNVCGTAPGSSLHRQGSLTLSRDLSKKTVEEVWRDINQKKGDKNQERKSQERQATLGEMTLEDFLVKAGVATESTNPVEKNASYVLEIDQIVASQQNIAQHAQWMQYQVPLVQPQPQENIIAVIVPKHSVDQSLPVITNPNVDAAYPESQVTLSPSSLMGTLSDTQTPGRKRVAAGHVAEKTVERRQKRMIKNRESAARSRARKQAYTHELENKVSQLEEENERLRKQRAVEFIECAPPPDPKYQLRRTSSAPL encoded by the exons ATGGGATCTGAAGGTGGTGCAGCTCAAGAAGCAAAGTTGCAGTCATTGACCAGACAGGGCTCATTGTATAGTCTTACGCTCGATGAGATTCACACCCAGTTGGGGGATGTGGGAAAACCACTTGGAAGTATGAATCTTGATGAGCTTCTCAAGAGTGTGTCTAGTGCTGAAGCTAATCTGGTCACAGAAACCACCATTGACAATGTATGTGGCACTGCCCCAGGCTCCTCTCTGCATCGGCAGGGGAGCCTGACATTGTCGAGGGATCTTAGCAAGAAGACTGTTGAGGAGGTGTGGAGAGATATTAATCAGAAGAAGGGTGATAAAAATCAAGAGAGAAAATCTCAGGAAAGACAGGCTACTCTTGGTGAGATGACACTTGAGGACTTCCTGGTAAAAGCTGGGGTGGCTACTGAGTCTACTAATCCAGTAGAAAAGAATGCTAGTTATGTTCTAGAGATTGATCAAATTGTGGCAAGCCAGCAAAATATTGCTCAGCATGCTCAATGGATGCAGTACCAGGTCCCTTTAGTGCAGCCACAGCCACAGGAGAATATAATAGCCGTTATTGTGCCCAAGCACTCTGTGGATCAATCTCTTCCTGTCATAACTAATCCAAATGTGGATGCAGCATATCCTGAAAGCCAAGTGACCTTGTCACCATCCTCTTTGATGGGTACATTATCTGATACACAAACACCAGGACGAAAAAGGGTTGCTGCTGGACATGTTGCTGAAAAGACTGTGGAAAGGAGGCAGAAAAGGATGATTAAAAATAGGGAGTCTGCAGCCCGATCACGAGCAAGGAAGCAG GCTTATACTCATGAGTTGGAAAACAAGGTCTCACAACTAGAGGAGGAGAATGAAAGACTCAGAAAACAAAGG